A portion of the Lusitaniella coriacea LEGE 07157 genome contains these proteins:
- a CDS encoding FAD-binding domain-containing protein has product MSDLILFWHRCDLRIADNVGLAAARKQSSKVLGVFCLDPNILKRDDIASVRVAYMVGCLEKLQERYRQAGSQLLILHDEPHKALPRLATALQAKAVFWNWDVEPYSQERDEKVTESLKEKGITVCNEWDRLLHEPGKILTQADKPYTVYTPFWKNWSKQPKAEPAMELKDAEGLSPKEQKSAEKAGAISLPTARDLGYIWENGFLLEPGENAAWERFETFRDRAIQDYQEQRNFPATDGTSQLSAALKFGTIGIRSLWQKTEELSQYSRSDESRNSIQTWQKELAWREFYQHALYFFPELAEGPYRDRFKNFPWDNNKTYFQAWCEGKTGYPIVDAAMRQLNETGWMHNRCRMIVASFLTKDLIINWQWGEKYFMQRLYDGDLASNNGGWQWSASSGMDPKPLRIFNPSTQAQKFDPEGEYIRTWIPELSSMDAEYLVTGKISPLEREACGYAQPIVDHKIQQREFKRRYKDG; this is encoded by the coding sequence ATGTCCGATCTCATTCTCTTTTGGCATCGTTGCGATCTTCGGATTGCTGATAATGTGGGACTTGCTGCGGCGCGCAAGCAGAGTTCTAAAGTCCTAGGCGTTTTTTGTCTTGACCCCAATATTCTGAAACGGGACGATATCGCATCGGTTCGAGTGGCTTATATGGTGGGGTGTTTGGAAAAATTGCAAGAACGTTATCGCCAAGCGGGAAGTCAATTACTCATTCTCCACGACGAACCCCACAAAGCGCTTCCTCGGTTAGCAACAGCACTTCAAGCAAAGGCTGTATTTTGGAATTGGGATGTGGAACCTTATTCCCAAGAACGGGATGAAAAAGTTACAGAAAGCCTGAAGGAGAAAGGAATTACTGTTTGTAATGAATGGGATCGATTGTTGCACGAACCGGGTAAGATTTTGACCCAAGCAGACAAACCCTACACCGTTTATACGCCGTTTTGGAAGAATTGGAGCAAACAGCCGAAAGCAGAACCCGCAATGGAATTGAAAGATGCGGAGGGGTTGAGTCCAAAGGAACAAAAGAGTGCAGAAAAAGCAGGCGCGATCTCGCTCCCTACAGCGCGGGATTTGGGGTATATTTGGGAAAATGGCTTTTTATTGGAACCGGGAGAGAACGCGGCTTGGGAGAGATTTGAAACATTCCGAGATCGCGCAATTCAAGACTATCAAGAACAGCGTAACTTCCCCGCAACAGATGGAACCTCTCAATTGAGTGCAGCGTTAAAGTTTGGCACGATTGGTATTCGCAGCCTCTGGCAAAAAACCGAAGAACTTTCCCAATACTCTCGCAGCGACGAGTCCCGCAACAGCATTCAAACTTGGCAAAAAGAACTCGCTTGGCGAGAATTCTACCAACACGCCTTATACTTCTTCCCTGAGTTAGCAGAAGGCCCATACCGCGATCGATTTAAGAACTTTCCCTGGGATAATAACAAAACCTATTTTCAGGCATGGTGCGAGGGAAAAACAGGCTACCCCATCGTTGATGCAGCCATGCGACAACTCAACGAAACCGGATGGATGCACAATCGCTGTCGCATGATTGTTGCCAGTTTCCTCACAAAAGATTTGATTATTAACTGGCAATGGGGCGAAAAATATTTTATGCAGCGATTATACGATGGCGATCTCGCGTCGAATAATGGCGGTTGGCAGTGGAGTGCATCCAGTGGAATGGATCCCAAACCCTTGCGCATTTTTAATCCCAGCACCCAAGCGCAAAAATTCGATCCTGAAGGAGAGTATATTCGCACTTGGATTCCAGAACTGAGTTCGATGGATGCGGAATATTTAGTGACGGGAAAAATCTCTCCTCTCGAACGGGAAGCTTGTGGTTACGCACAACCGATTGTCGATCATAAAATTCAACAACGGGAATTTAAACGACGCTATAAGGATGGATAA
- a CDS encoding Uma2 family endonuclease produces the protein MVQQLPPQTSDIIYPESDGKPLADNTLQFRWIVTLKGGIDALFKDDPNVFVAGDLLWYPVQGQPKIVQAPDVMVAIGRPKGDRCSYKQWEEDNIPPQVVFEISSKSNTVAELEGTKLDFYQRHGVEEYYLYDPDRIVLKGWLRSKEKLESIELMLGWVSPRLGIRFEIVDGELQVFHPNGNRFRDVAEYDRWVEEKERQIEERERQLEEKDRRIQEEQQRSQALMEQLRALGVEPVE, from the coding sequence ATGGTTCAACAACTTCCTCCTCAAACTTCAGACATTATCTACCCCGAAAGCGACGGCAAACCCTTGGCTGACAACACCCTTCAATTTCGCTGGATCGTGACTCTCAAAGGGGGAATTGATGCCCTCTTTAAAGACGACCCTAATGTCTTTGTCGCCGGGGACTTGCTCTGGTATCCCGTGCAAGGGCAGCCTAAAATTGTTCAAGCGCCTGATGTCATGGTTGCAATCGGCAGACCCAAGGGCGATCGCTGCTCTTACAAGCAGTGGGAGGAAGATAACATTCCCCCGCAAGTTGTTTTCGAGATTTCCTCCAAAAGCAACACTGTGGCGGAACTGGAAGGCACAAAACTCGACTTCTACCAGCGTCATGGCGTGGAGGAATATTACCTCTATGACCCCGACCGAATTGTCCTTAAAGGCTGGCTGCGATCGAAAGAGAAGTTGGAATCCATTGAGTTGATGCTCGGTTGGGTCAGTCCCCGGCTGGGAATTCGATTTGAAATCGTCGATGGAGAACTTCAAGTCTTTCACCCTAACGGCAATCGCTTCCGAGACGTTGCTGAGTACGATAGATGGGTTGAGGAAAAGGAACGGCAGATTGAGGAAAGAGAACGGCAGCTTGAGGAAAAAGATCGACGAATTCAAGAGGAACAGCAGCGATCGCAAGCGTTGATGGAGCAGTTGCGAGCTTTAGGAGTGGAGCCAGTTGAATAG
- a CDS encoding CHAT domain-containing protein: protein MSQSSSRVRNTFALFALSLLWVSVPVLVFEGARSVQAQMVEEQGAEADRLLQQGIQQAQRSQFQAAIQSWRRALQLYREQGNRRGEGNSLNNLGNVYNSLGEYEKAIEFHQQSLTLVREIGNRAGESVSLNNLGLVYESLGEYEKAIEFYQQSLAIKREIDNFVGAINSLNNLGNVYNSLGEYEKAIEFHQKSLILAREIGDRTGESNSFNNLGLVYNSLGEYEKAIEFHQQSLAIKQEIGNRAGESNSFNNLGLVYESLGQYEKAIEFHQQSLALAREIGDRAGVGNSLGNLGLTFYKSGQFAQAEETLLASIKVKESIRASLGDNDANKISIFETQSNTYRTLQQVLIAQNKRDRALEIAERGRARAFVELLSQRISPETSPEPPTIEQIKQIAQNQNATLVEYSIIVDELDIDGRKRWRESQLYIWVVKPNGEVSFRTADLTELAQKGESLKKLVTRSRTSIGVRNRSLVAVRAKPDAEEPVNRLRQLHEILIEPIADLLPADPQEKVIFMPQGALFLVPFPALQDENENYLIEKHTILTAPAIQVLQLTREQKKGRGAMLAPGEGNALIVGNPTMPSVAVEIGETPTKLNPLPGSEREANKIARFLNTEPLIGAQATRQAVVGQMSNANIIHLATHGLLDDFKGQGVPGAIALAPDGTGERNDGLLTANEILDLNLNAELVVLSACDTGRGEITGDGVIGLSRSLVLAGVPSILVSLWAVDDHSTAFLMSEFYRNWQETGDKAQSLRQAMLATIEEYPQPIDWAAFTLIGESL from the coding sequence GTGTCTCAGTCCTCTTCTCGCGTTCGGAATACGTTTGCGCTTTTTGCTTTATCGTTGTTGTGGGTAAGCGTTCCGGTGTTGGTTTTTGAGGGCGCGCGATCGGTTCAGGCGCAAATGGTAGAGGAACAGGGAGCAGAAGCAGATCGCCTGTTGCAGCAAGGAATTCAGCAGGCTCAGAGAAGCCAATTCCAAGCTGCAATCCAGTCCTGGCGACGAGCATTGCAACTCTATCGAGAACAGGGGAATCGTCGAGGGGAAGGCAATTCTTTGAACAATTTGGGGAATGTTTACAATTCCCTGGGGGAATACGAGAAGGCGATTGAATTTCACCAACAATCGTTAACCCTTGTACGAGAAATTGGTAATCGCGCCGGAGAAAGTGTTTCTTTGAACAATTTAGGTCTTGTCTACGAATCCCTGGGGGAATACGAGAAGGCAATTGAGTTTTACCAACAATCGTTAGCTATCAAGCGAGAAATTGACAATTTCGTTGGGGCAATCAATTCTTTGAACAATTTGGGGAATGTTTACAATTCCCTGGGGGAATACGAGAAGGCGATTGAGTTTCACCAAAAATCGTTAATCCTTGCACGAGAAATAGGAGATCGTACTGGGGAAAGTAATTCGTTTAACAACTTAGGTCTTGTTTACAATTCCCTAGGGGAATACGAGAAGGCAATTGAGTTTCACCAACAATCTTTAGCCATCAAGCAAGAAATTGGTAATCGCGCCGGGGAAAGTAATTCGTTTAACAATTTAGGTCTTGTTTACGAATCCCTTGGGCAATACGAGAAGGCGATTGAGTTTCATCAGCAATCTTTAGCCCTTGCACGAGAAATTGGCGATCGCGCAGGGGTAGGCAACTCTTTGGGCAATTTAGGACTAACTTTTTACAAATCTGGTCAATTTGCTCAAGCAGAAGAAACCCTCTTAGCCAGCATTAAAGTTAAAGAATCCATTCGTGCCAGTTTGGGTGATAACGATGCGAACAAAATTTCAATCTTTGAAACACAATCCAACACCTATCGCACCCTCCAACAAGTCCTCATCGCCCAAAACAAACGCGATCGCGCCCTCGAAATTGCCGAACGCGGACGCGCAAGAGCATTTGTCGAACTCCTCTCTCAACGCATCTCTCCCGAAACCTCCCCAGAACCGCCAACAATCGAACAAATTAAACAAATTGCCCAAAACCAAAACGCAACCCTTGTTGAATACTCCATCATTGTTGACGAACTCGACATCGACGGCAGAAAACGGTGGCGAGAATCCCAACTCTACATCTGGGTAGTCAAACCCAACGGAGAAGTCAGCTTCCGCACCGCCGATTTAACGGAACTGGCACAGAAAGGAGAATCCCTCAAAAAACTCGTTACCCGCAGCCGCACTTCTATTGGTGTGAGGAATCGTAGTTTAGTCGCCGTGCGAGCGAAACCCGATGCAGAAGAACCCGTTAACCGCCTGCGCCAACTTCACGAAATCCTCATCGAACCGATCGCGGATCTCCTCCCCGCAGATCCCCAGGAGAAGGTGATTTTCATGCCCCAAGGAGCGCTCTTTCTCGTACCTTTCCCCGCGTTGCAAGACGAAAACGAGAACTACCTCATTGAGAAACATACTATCCTCACCGCCCCAGCAATTCAGGTTTTGCAACTCACCCGCGAGCAAAAGAAGGGTAGGGGCGCAATGCTTGCGCCCGGAGAGGGGAATGCGTTGATTGTGGGAAACCCAACGATGCCGTCTGTTGCCGTGGAAATTGGCGAAACGCCGACTAAATTGAACCCGCTCCCCGGTTCCGAGCGAGAAGCGAACAAAATCGCTAGATTTCTCAATACAGAACCCCTGATCGGCGCGCAGGCGACCCGTCAAGCGGTGGTGGGGCAAATGTCTAACGCAAACATCATTCACCTGGCAACTCACGGTTTGCTGGACGATTTCAAAGGGCAAGGCGTACCGGGAGCAATTGCCCTCGCACCAGATGGAACGGGGGAACGCAACGATGGACTGCTGACAGCGAATGAAATTCTCGATCTCAATCTCAATGCAGAATTGGTGGTGTTGAGCGCCTGCGATACGGGACGGGGAGAGATTACGGGAGATGGAGTGATTGGGTTATCTCGTTCTTTGGTTTTGGCGGGGGTTCCGAGTATTTTGGTATCCCTTTGGGCGGTGGATGACCATTCAACGGCATTCTTGATGTCGGAGTTTTACCGCAATTGGCAGGAAACGGGAGATAAGGCACAATCTCTGCGTCAGGCAATGTTGGCAACGATAGAGGAGTATCCCCAGCCTATCGATTGGGCGGCGTTTACGCTCATCGGCGAGTCTTTGTGA
- a CDS encoding NAD(+) kinase, translating to MPKVGIIYNDIKPVACRVAGQLREELIARGCEVFMTTSFGGILGYSRPDSPVCHTEIEKLKPEEFEKDIDWAIVLGGDGTVLAAFRQVASLGIPLLTINTGHMGFLTESYVNQWPKVVEHLLAGEYEIEERSMLSIRVLRQDRVLWEALCLNEMVLHREPLTSMCHFEIQIGQHAAVDIAADGVIISTPTGSTAYSLSAGGPVVTPDVPVLQLVPICPHSLASRALVFSDREPVTIIPATPNQMMMVVDGNGGCSVLPEDRVKVARSRYSARFIRLQQPEFFRILREKLGWGLPHIAKPTSVELP from the coding sequence GTGCCGAAAGTAGGCATTATCTACAACGATATTAAACCCGTGGCTTGTCGCGTGGCAGGTCAGTTAAGAGAGGAGCTTATCGCTCGCGGCTGTGAGGTCTTCATGACCACTAGCTTTGGGGGAATATTGGGCTACTCTCGTCCGGATAGCCCAGTTTGCCATACTGAGATTGAAAAGCTGAAACCAGAGGAATTTGAAAAAGATATTGACTGGGCGATTGTTTTGGGGGGAGATGGAACCGTTTTGGCAGCATTTCGCCAAGTTGCGTCTTTAGGCATTCCCCTGTTAACGATTAACACCGGACACATGGGCTTTCTCACGGAATCCTATGTCAATCAATGGCCCAAAGTTGTCGAACATTTGCTGGCTGGGGAGTATGAGATAGAAGAGCGTTCGATGCTCTCCATTCGGGTATTGCGACAAGACCGCGTGTTGTGGGAAGCCCTGTGTTTGAATGAAATGGTGCTGCATCGGGAACCGCTCACGAGTATGTGCCATTTTGAGATCCAAATCGGTCAGCACGCGGCGGTGGATATTGCGGCGGATGGGGTGATTATTTCTACGCCAACGGGTTCTACGGCTTATTCTTTGAGTGCGGGGGGGCCTGTGGTTACGCCGGATGTTCCGGTTCTCCAGTTGGTTCCCATTTGCCCCCATTCTTTGGCATCGCGAGCGCTCGTTTTTTCCGATCGCGAACCGGTAACGATTATCCCCGCAACGCCCAATCAAATGATGATGGTGGTGGATGGAAATGGCGGCTGTTCTGTGTTACCCGAAGATCGGGTCAAGGTCGCGCGATCGCGCTATTCCGCCCGGTTTATTCGCTTGCAGCAACCGGAGTTTTTCCGAATTTTACGGGAGAAGTTAGGCTGGGGATTGCCCCATATTGCGAAACCCACTTCAGTAGAGTTGCCTTAG
- a CDS encoding SDR family oxidoreductase, translated as MKLLVVGATGTLGRQIARRALDEGHQVRCLVRNLRKAAFLKEWGAELVKGDLCQPDTLPPALKDIEAIIDAATARATDTLNIREIDWDGKVSLIQAAVAADIQRYIFFSILNAEQFPNVPLMDIKHCTEKFLAESGLNYTILRPCGFMQGLIGQYAIPILDNRVVWVTGESTPIAYMDTIDIAKFAVRALELPQTEQKTFPVVGTRAWSADEIVNLCERLSGQNAKISRVPMGVLRTIRRIAGWLQWGRNVADRLAFAEVLASGKPLDASMEETYKSFEFDPKEVTTVEAYLQEYFTRIMKKLKEIGYEREKQKQKKKQQSFFK; from the coding sequence ATGAAATTACTGGTGGTCGGTGCTACAGGCACCCTAGGACGGCAAATTGCCCGTCGCGCTCTTGATGAAGGTCATCAGGTTCGTTGTTTAGTCCGGAATCTCAGAAAAGCCGCCTTCTTAAAAGAATGGGGCGCTGAATTAGTCAAGGGAGATTTGTGTCAACCCGACACGCTTCCCCCCGCTCTAAAGGACATCGAAGCCATTATTGATGCAGCAACAGCCAGAGCGACAGACACCCTCAATATCAGAGAAATTGACTGGGACGGAAAAGTCTCCCTCATTCAGGCGGCAGTTGCAGCAGATATTCAGCGTTATATTTTCTTCTCAATTCTCAACGCCGAGCAATTTCCAAATGTCCCCTTAATGGATATTAAGCATTGTACGGAGAAATTTTTAGCGGAATCTGGATTAAACTACACGATTCTGCGACCCTGCGGCTTCATGCAAGGCTTAATCGGTCAGTACGCAATCCCTATCCTTGACAATCGAGTCGTGTGGGTGACAGGAGAAAGTACGCCCATTGCCTACATGGACACTATCGATATTGCTAAATTCGCCGTGCGCGCTCTCGAACTCCCGCAAACAGAACAAAAAACCTTCCCGGTGGTGGGAACTCGTGCCTGGAGTGCCGATGAAATTGTAAATTTGTGCGAGCGCCTATCGGGGCAAAATGCTAAAATTTCTCGCGTTCCGATGGGAGTTTTACGCACGATTCGGCGCATTGCAGGTTGGTTGCAGTGGGGAAGGAACGTTGCAGATCGTCTGGCATTTGCAGAAGTTCTCGCAAGCGGAAAACCCCTCGATGCCTCAATGGAGGAAACCTACAAAAGCTTTGAGTTCGATCCCAAAGAAGTTACAACAGTGGAAGCTTACTTACAAGAGTATTTCACTCGCATTATGAAAAAATTGAAAGAGATTGGATACGAGCGAGAAAAGCAGAAACAAAAGAAAAAGCAACAGTCCTTTTTTAAATAA